In Pseudomonas sp. R76, one genomic interval encodes:
- a CDS encoding retron St85 family effector protein, with the protein MDPRQKILAEIKLETSKIFYSRKPIVLLCGGFVPEKLHPDALDPPVKSLRDAITRRVINLVNPPYIFRPEEIKSWQDDGVFRNLMDFESDLASICSLVAIVVESEGSIAELGAFSQLPDLRKKLIVIVAEDLSQDKSFINLGILRYIKEEHETSVKVYPWQIKYPLEILPDLVNDVIEDIQIELEGLKKTQAFNIQNDVHLMTLIYELIKIFVALKESELLESLKNFGREVHRDALRRRLFLLEQFGLIEKISYSDSIFFASRDDTFHRLRLATRTDGAVDFLRSRIECLEHYKESSSERNRNRAIHKAKLGGH; encoded by the coding sequence ATGGATCCGCGACAAAAAATTCTTGCTGAGATCAAATTGGAAACCAGTAAGATTTTTTACTCGCGGAAGCCAATAGTGCTTCTCTGTGGTGGCTTCGTCCCAGAGAAACTTCATCCAGACGCACTAGACCCACCCGTCAAGTCACTGCGCGACGCCATTACGCGTCGAGTCATAAATCTCGTTAATCCTCCTTACATTTTCAGACCTGAAGAAATCAAGTCTTGGCAGGACGACGGTGTTTTTAGGAACCTTATGGACTTCGAGTCTGATCTAGCAAGTATTTGCTCACTTGTTGCTATAGTGGTCGAGAGTGAAGGCTCCATCGCTGAACTAGGCGCCTTCTCCCAACTTCCCGACCTGAGAAAAAAGCTTATCGTCATTGTCGCAGAGGATCTCTCCCAAGATAAATCCTTTATAAATCTCGGGATATTACGCTACATAAAAGAAGAGCACGAAACAAGCGTTAAAGTCTACCCATGGCAAATCAAGTACCCTTTAGAAATCTTGCCAGACTTGGTGAACGACGTTATTGAAGACATCCAAATTGAACTTGAAGGTCTAAAAAAAACCCAAGCATTCAATATTCAAAATGATGTACACCTAATGACATTAATTTACGAACTCATAAAAATATTTGTTGCTTTAAAAGAAAGCGAATTACTTGAGTCGCTAAAAAATTTCGGCCGAGAAGTCCATCGAGATGCACTACGCAGGCGACTTTTTCTCTTAGAACAATTCGGACTAATAGAAAAAATCAGCTACAGCGATTCGATTTTCTTTGCATCGCGAGATGACACTTTTCATAGACTGCGACTAGCCACCAGAACTGATGGCGCGGTTGATTTTCTGCGTTCCAGAATAGAATGTTTAGAGCACTATAAAGAAAGCAGCAGCGAACGCAACCGAAATAGAGCCATCCACAAAGCCAAGTTAGGTGGACATTAA
- a CDS encoding retron St85 family RNA-directed DNA polymerase, with the protein MDIYDFRKHVSETLAIPSHDVARLIARAPHTYKKYEIKKKDGGSRSIAQPAKETKVIQRLLMEALFCDLPVHECAVAYKLGSSIKKNAQLHRQNQFISKFDFSNFFGSITEKDVAAHLRHVFIGKISEQSILDIARTCCIRNSLTGILCLSIGAPSSPILSNSILYYFDIAIQTWCNERDIIYTRYADDMTFSSNERGVTSLVEKFLTHTLKNIKYPHLILNEKKTIHLSKKHQRRITGLVVSNDGLVSLGREKKRLISVMIHHYLLKKLDHKDIPILQGLLGFAQDAEPLFVARMRGKYGSPAISEIMRGRIKK; encoded by the coding sequence ATGGACATCTATGATTTCCGAAAGCACGTTTCAGAAACATTAGCTATACCATCCCATGACGTCGCTAGGTTAATAGCACGTGCTCCGCATACATATAAAAAGTATGAGATTAAAAAAAAGGATGGGGGGAGCCGCTCAATAGCTCAACCTGCGAAAGAGACGAAAGTAATACAACGCCTCTTGATGGAGGCTTTGTTCTGTGACCTACCCGTGCACGAGTGCGCTGTTGCTTATAAACTTGGGTCAAGCATAAAGAAAAATGCTCAACTGCATCGGCAAAATCAATTCATCTCAAAATTCGACTTTAGTAATTTTTTTGGATCAATCACCGAAAAAGATGTCGCGGCGCACCTTAGACACGTTTTTATCGGAAAAATATCTGAGCAAAGCATTTTAGACATCGCTCGAACTTGTTGCATTAGAAACAGCCTCACTGGAATTTTATGCCTAAGCATTGGAGCACCCAGCTCGCCCATCCTCTCGAATTCAATACTTTACTATTTTGATATAGCAATTCAGACCTGGTGCAACGAAAGAGACATAATATATACACGCTATGCCGACGACATGACCTTCTCAAGCAATGAAAGAGGAGTGACCTCTTTAGTTGAAAAATTCTTAACACACACTCTAAAAAATATAAAATACCCACACCTGATACTTAATGAAAAAAAGACAATACACCTTTCAAAAAAGCATCAACGCCGAATAACTGGACTCGTCGTTTCCAATGATGGCCTAGTATCTCTAGGGCGAGAGAAGAAGCGATTGATTAGCGTAATGATTCACCACTATCTTCTAAAAAAACTAGACCACAAAGACATTCCTATACTGCAAGGCCTTTTAGGATTTGCTCAAGATGCGGAACCCCTGTTCGTCGCTCGAATGCGGGGGAAATATGGCAGCCCTGCAATATCTGAGATAATGCGCGGACGAATAAAAAAATAG
- a CDS encoding membrane-targeted effector domain-containing toxin, with protein sequence MSTPSTLQDLPTFQDIRTHLLEIAPDLRAQTQLPVVLPAELVTLETLNSTLIEANQRFVNQSRALFSALTQADLTQDSGKALLTTLKDELNTQLQNLDETSTVGGQGRKSYITLAAGVGALEQQARLDVRDYLLSADEQRMIEDCAKGPTFRPGMYSLNFSYQGQTVAFAGAFVLTRKATPRVDNLTSGEDLGQVLLFTPNRGLEAFESLAELDQGLKTLLALPAGREEFSGHLPVRYQALEVAGIWPLQLLPIEGKPLFEHTYNALLDKRRQDIDHALSLVDNPLHDARLLQSALENAVNAALPDLSLRLAFRQQQLLERSLYNSLPDWYRNADSTRQATLSGLIHTYNQARESFVDLLGPAASPQALASYQVTEYLDEVLELYDLDPQLLEIVTQNHVPNVGTYTRKRNLTQLTYSGLHTGDELPGSYFLTRTTVRYAGEALRGRHAELNAQGLVDMLHSSGLQPRLDFAALQKEVQGWPELKQAARDLFDHRLVLLAYVARLLGDLTETGYQRFEDLRAGTNQHLHAQTVMLHGAQLKDLWLLRENDADGHTLRLLLCTPESPREQPFIAFTSERECQAHIVGWADDNTRYSGRSMSDYLLEQCPLRFRPKMRTFLAGLSFRPDVLEHEEVTFGPLCSHAACLDAMVAHSQSVAVDDYEYTTPLWYRSASAADRTRLTSLVDDAAGALRTYKFDRDLHSAITPFNDFVHQKAKLSLNTLLGRSQNDIDPDTVYVSAPWPLLGGMPAPITYTQLYRDGYQDNVGFIDPKFSTSATFSGPSGVDLSRLTPQNVARSVTGVWIGQAYIDEVRAKLQSATSPGYSKRRDVTLVINQLQMKHAALECCLRGHIAQVDLAWLERAIDSLGDTTVATRNTYKVHRLMLDGEWVIGNYLFSHADNPVLLYSPDAPDGIAMREAKLFNHWLKKVDGVSEYLLARVAVKAKTRIASFLEAARKGLPETIDRTTPSPARHDPIAHVPPVADLRHELYNMVLQRKIDDVAATTVNRTDMIMGIVWTCVELVTAIATIPFPVLSLGLGGLLAFKDAMLAINAYHQGDTGGALQHFIGYMANVGGAAVFDFRPALKGPLNTLSIRTVTKTAEQAQLLKAPALSIPGDMQPVLFDGGEFWVKTTADAMGRHVLYRYDGLTGHMRSTSRLVNQQVDGRWVRSGVVGGGRKQYQVLQEEVEQTLAGYEIPAEQGRNFRVALDTGFWRKSPDEVIAQASQSAAYDQLGPLRKSYANQVKQLVEDTEAFFKSPPARPDRSGLPALAAESSGATVLASLFALKKGLIIGAANASVASKQLLIENMQALAAQGLKRVYIENLPADVFRTKLKIINKQAKGNTEHALKRVEEHLARVDKALGWEADAPFTYRKLMLEAHKHNVAIEGVDASSSYHMEHVLELSEAERFVPRSSKLRNFYSHKKLATKDPDEGWIALVDHNRIGSVDEVPGLADLQNVIALRVDEVAAGQAASVLPDTSAAAMARGDYRLTLASTAQALPAAGPSTAVQVPASVSHYSAFDLPATFKRELEEMLYSKRAFDTSYGPGAGSPFTAAFGAFRNTRDRLEKAAKEVFAAYTPPARPDFTDLATATDEQAFIKQVYEHKWGFIVAEAHEHQSSKAFLIKYMAYLKEQGVKTLYVEHLLTDLHQAELEQFYKSANMPANLKRYLTAQDRGHMPGYSGLNTYTNVINAANKYGIRVRALDCTASYHAKGMSALNGRETLFSYFANEVIKADQAAVGPHKWVALMGNAHADMFNGVPGVAQLQDAVSLTVRDVAPGNARALHRSTWEIIDQGIGARGDMAVRTDFKVEVGTVGLRQPGPTVLPDRTRLRNIGDFLIEHPSTTQANLVHHSRDSEIITTPIQIDDKGQFFIERWPQLKDKRYLMLNHLIEALRTEVHLTAV encoded by the coding sequence ATGAGCACGCCGAGTACCCTTCAAGACTTACCGACGTTTCAGGACATTCGCACACATTTACTTGAGATCGCCCCTGATCTGCGCGCCCAAACCCAGCTTCCCGTGGTATTGCCAGCCGAACTTGTCACGCTGGAAACGCTGAACAGCACCCTGATCGAGGCCAACCAGCGGTTTGTGAACCAGTCACGGGCGTTGTTCAGCGCCTTGACTCAGGCAGACCTCACCCAGGATTCCGGCAAGGCGCTGCTGACCACGCTCAAGGACGAGCTGAATACCCAGCTGCAAAACCTGGACGAAACCAGCACCGTGGGCGGCCAGGGTCGCAAAAGCTATATCACCTTGGCGGCCGGCGTTGGCGCGCTGGAGCAACAGGCCAGGCTGGATGTGCGTGATTACCTGCTGTCTGCCGACGAACAACGCATGATTGAAGACTGCGCCAAAGGCCCGACCTTCAGGCCGGGCATGTACTCGCTCAATTTCAGTTACCAGGGCCAGACCGTGGCGTTTGCGGGGGCCTTCGTGCTCACGCGCAAAGCCACGCCCCGCGTGGATAATCTGACGTCGGGTGAGGATCTGGGCCAGGTGCTGTTGTTTACCCCCAATCGAGGCCTGGAAGCCTTTGAATCGTTGGCCGAGCTCGATCAGGGCCTCAAGACACTGCTGGCGCTGCCTGCGGGTCGCGAAGAGTTCAGCGGCCATTTGCCGGTGCGTTACCAGGCGCTGGAGGTCGCCGGTATCTGGCCCCTGCAATTGCTGCCGATTGAAGGCAAACCCCTGTTCGAGCACACCTACAACGCGCTGCTCGACAAGCGCCGCCAGGACATCGACCACGCCTTGAGCCTGGTCGACAACCCGCTGCACGATGCACGGTTGCTGCAGTCGGCACTCGAAAACGCGGTGAATGCGGCGCTCCCGGACTTGTCCTTGCGCCTGGCTTTCAGGCAGCAACAGTTGCTGGAACGCAGCCTGTACAACAGCTTGCCGGATTGGTATCGCAACGCTGACTCGACCCGTCAGGCCACCCTGAGTGGTTTGATCCACACCTACAACCAGGCCCGCGAGAGCTTTGTCGATCTGTTGGGGCCGGCCGCTTCGCCCCAAGCCTTGGCGAGTTACCAGGTGACCGAGTACCTGGACGAAGTGCTGGAACTGTACGACCTGGACCCGCAACTGCTGGAGATCGTCACGCAAAACCACGTGCCCAACGTCGGCACCTATACGCGCAAGCGCAACCTGACGCAGTTGACCTATTCGGGGTTGCACACCGGCGATGAGCTGCCCGGCTCGTACTTTCTGACCCGCACCACCGTGCGCTATGCGGGCGAGGCGCTGCGAGGTCGGCATGCCGAGCTGAATGCGCAGGGCCTGGTGGATATGCTTCACTCGTCGGGCCTGCAACCGCGCCTGGATTTTGCCGCGTTGCAAAAAGAAGTGCAGGGCTGGCCTGAACTCAAGCAGGCTGCCCGTGACCTGTTCGATCATCGCCTGGTGTTGCTCGCCTATGTTGCCAGGTTGCTAGGTGACTTGACCGAGACCGGCTATCAGCGGTTCGAAGACCTGCGCGCGGGCACAAACCAGCACCTGCACGCGCAGACCGTGATGCTGCATGGCGCGCAGCTCAAAGACCTGTGGTTATTACGTGAGAACGATGCCGACGGCCACACCCTGCGCTTGCTGTTGTGCACCCCCGAAAGCCCGCGCGAGCAGCCGTTTATTGCATTCACCAGCGAGCGCGAATGCCAGGCGCACATCGTGGGCTGGGCGGATGACAACACCCGATACAGTGGCCGGAGCATGAGCGACTACCTGCTGGAGCAATGCCCGCTGCGTTTTCGTCCGAAAATGCGCACGTTCCTCGCCGGGCTGAGCTTCAGGCCCGATGTTCTGGAACATGAGGAGGTGACGTTCGGCCCTTTGTGCTCCCACGCGGCGTGCCTGGACGCCATGGTGGCGCATTCGCAAAGCGTGGCGGTGGACGACTACGAATACACCACGCCGTTGTGGTATCGCTCTGCCTCGGCGGCGGATCGCACTCGGCTGACCAGCCTTGTCGATGACGCGGCGGGCGCCCTGCGCACGTATAAATTTGATCGGGATTTGCATTCAGCCATCACGCCTTTCAACGACTTTGTGCACCAGAAGGCCAAGCTCAGCCTGAACACACTGCTGGGCCGTAGCCAGAATGATATCGACCCGGACACGGTGTATGTGTCGGCGCCTTGGCCACTGTTGGGCGGCATGCCGGCGCCCATCACCTATACCCAGCTGTACCGAGACGGCTATCAGGATAACGTCGGCTTTATCGACCCCAAGTTCTCCACCTCAGCCACCTTCAGCGGGCCGAGCGGGGTTGACCTGAGCCGCCTGACGCCGCAGAACGTTGCGCGCTCGGTGACCGGTGTGTGGATCGGCCAGGCCTACATCGATGAAGTTCGCGCCAAGCTGCAGAGCGCAACCAGCCCTGGTTACTCCAAACGGCGCGACGTCACCTTGGTGATCAACCAGTTGCAGATGAAACACGCGGCGTTGGAATGCTGCCTGCGCGGGCATATCGCCCAAGTCGATCTGGCGTGGCTGGAGCGCGCTATCGACAGCCTTGGTGATACGACGGTGGCGACCCGTAACACCTACAAGGTCCATCGGCTGATGCTGGATGGCGAATGGGTCATCGGCAATTACCTGTTCAGCCATGCGGACAACCCTGTGCTGCTGTACAGCCCCGATGCACCCGATGGCATCGCCATGCGTGAGGCGAAGCTGTTCAACCACTGGCTGAAAAAAGTCGATGGTGTGTCGGAGTATCTGCTTGCCAGGGTGGCGGTCAAAGCCAAGACCCGGATCGCGAGCTTCCTGGAGGCTGCCCGCAAGGGCTTGCCCGAGACGATTGATCGTACAACCCCAAGCCCCGCACGCCATGACCCGATCGCCCATGTTCCGCCCGTGGCCGACCTGCGCCATGAGCTCTACAACATGGTATTGCAGCGCAAAATAGATGACGTGGCGGCCACCACGGTCAACCGAACCGACATGATCATGGGCATTGTCTGGACCTGCGTTGAGCTGGTCACCGCCATCGCCACCATTCCTTTTCCGGTGTTGAGCCTGGGCCTGGGCGGCCTGCTCGCCTTCAAGGACGCCATGCTTGCCATTAATGCCTACCACCAAGGCGACACGGGTGGGGCCTTGCAACACTTCATCGGCTACATGGCCAATGTGGGCGGTGCTGCAGTGTTCGACTTCCGCCCCGCGCTGAAAGGCCCGCTTAACACGCTGTCGATCAGAACGGTGACTAAAACGGCAGAACAGGCCCAGTTGCTCAAAGCACCGGCCTTGAGTATTCCTGGCGATATGCAACCCGTGCTGTTCGACGGCGGTGAGTTTTGGGTAAAGACCACGGCGGATGCCATGGGCCGTCATGTGTTGTATCGCTATGACGGGCTGACCGGGCACATGCGTTCAACCTCGCGTCTGGTCAATCAACAGGTCGACGGCCGCTGGGTACGTTCAGGCGTCGTGGGTGGAGGGCGCAAGCAGTACCAGGTACTTCAGGAAGAGGTTGAACAGACCCTGGCCGGCTACGAGATACCCGCCGAGCAAGGCAGAAACTTCAGAGTGGCACTCGATACGGGTTTTTGGCGCAAGAGCCCGGACGAAGTGATTGCCCAGGCATCACAAAGTGCGGCCTATGATCAGTTGGGTCCGCTACGTAAAAGCTATGCCAACCAGGTCAAACAGCTGGTCGAGGATACCGAGGCGTTCTTCAAGTCGCCGCCCGCACGCCCGGACCGTTCAGGTTTGCCGGCGTTGGCGGCGGAGTCAAGCGGTGCCACCGTGCTCGCCAGCCTGTTTGCACTCAAAAAGGGGCTGATCATCGGTGCAGCCAACGCCAGCGTCGCCAGCAAGCAGTTACTGATCGAAAATATGCAGGCGTTGGCTGCGCAAGGGCTCAAGCGTGTGTACATCGAAAACCTGCCGGCGGATGTTTTTCGCACCAAGCTTAAAATTATCAATAAGCAGGCCAAGGGCAATACCGAGCACGCCTTGAAACGTGTCGAAGAACACTTGGCGCGGGTCGACAAGGCCCTGGGCTGGGAGGCGGACGCTCCGTTTACCTACCGCAAGCTGATGCTTGAGGCGCACAAGCACAATGTTGCGATCGAAGGCGTGGACGCTTCAAGTTCCTACCACATGGAACACGTGCTGGAACTCTCCGAAGCGGAGCGGTTTGTGCCGCGCAGCAGTAAGCTGCGAAACTTCTACTCGCACAAAAAGCTCGCGACAAAAGACCCCGATGAAGGCTGGATTGCCCTGGTTGATCACAACCGTATCGGCAGTGTTGATGAGGTGCCGGGCCTGGCTGATTTGCAGAATGTCATCGCGCTGCGCGTGGATGAAGTGGCGGCGGGCCAGGCAGCGAGTGTGCTCCCCGATACTTCTGCCGCCGCAATGGCCCGAGGGGATTACAGGCTGACACTGGCCTCGACGGCGCAAGCGTTACCGGCAGCCGGCCCTTCAACGGCGGTGCAGGTGCCTGCTTCAGTGTCTCATTACAGTGCGTTTGATCTGCCCGCGACGTTTAAGCGCGAACTGGAAGAGATGCTGTATAGCAAACGCGCCTTTGATACGAGCTATGGCCCTGGCGCTGGAAGCCCGTTCACCGCAGCGTTCGGTGCTTTCCGCAACACGCGTGATCGACTGGAGAAGGCTGCCAAAGAGGTGTTTGCCGCTTACACGCCACCGGCACGACCCGACTTCACCGACCTTGCAACGGCCACCGATGAACAGGCGTTTATCAAGCAAGTGTATGAGCATAAGTGGGGATTTATCGTTGCCGAAGCTCATGAACATCAGTCCAGCAAAGCATTTCTGATCAAGTACATGGCGTATTTGAAGGAGCAGGGCGTCAAGACGCTGTATGTGGAACACCTGCTCACCGATCTGCATCAGGCAGAGCTGGAGCAGTTTTATAAATCGGCGAATATGCCCGCAAACCTCAAGCGTTATCTGACCGCGCAAGACCGCGGCCATATGCCGGGTTATTCAGGCCTCAACACCTATACCAATGTGATCAACGCCGCGAATAAATACGGGATTCGGGTACGTGCGCTCGATTGCACTGCCAGTTATCACGCCAAAGGTATGTCTGCGTTGAACGGCCGCGAGACCTTGTTCAGCTATTTCGCCAATGAGGTGATCAAGGCCGACCAGGCGGCAGTGGGGCCGCATAAATGGGTAGCGCTGATGGGGAATGCCCACGCTGATATGTTCAACGGTGTTCCGGGCGTCGCGCAATTGCAGGATGCAGTCAGCCTGACGGTGCGCGATGTCGCCCCCGGCAACGCACGCGCCCTGCACCGCAGTACATGGGAAATCATCGATCAAGGCATAGGCGCGCGAGGCGATATGGCGGTGCGCACTGATTTTAAAGTGGAAGTCGGCACTGTCGGCTTACGTCAACCCGGCCCTACCGTTCTGCCGGATCGCACACGGCTTAGAAACATCGGCGACTTCCTGATTGAGCATCCTTCAACGACCCAGGCCAACCTGGTTCACCACTCCCGTGACAGCGAAATTATTACCACGCCAATTCAAATTGACGACAAAGGGCAGTTTTTTATTGAGCGTTGGCCGCAGTTGAAAGACAAGCGTTACTTAATGTTGAACCACTTGATTGAGGCGCTCAGGACAGAAGTGCACTTGACCGCCGTTTAA
- a CDS encoding nucleotidyltransferase family protein: MTLTVKTLLELAMANPINAEITARLPDLGVEQCMLTAGCLFQAVWNHQSNLPAAHGVKDYDVFYFDTDLSYEAEDAVIRAADQLFQDLGVNVEVKNQARVHLWYGERFGRPYPQLHTAKQGVDRYLVAGTCIGLEIATGEVYAPYGLADVEQGVLRINPYHPEPELFAAKARSYQARWPWLKIVAPDHL, translated from the coding sequence ATGACATTGACCGTCAAAACCCTGCTCGAACTGGCCATGGCCAATCCCATCAACGCCGAAATCACTGCGCGCTTGCCCGATCTCGGCGTGGAGCAGTGCATGCTCACGGCGGGCTGTCTGTTCCAGGCGGTGTGGAACCATCAGTCGAACCTTCCCGCCGCCCATGGGGTTAAGGACTACGACGTTTTTTACTTCGACACAGACCTGTCCTACGAGGCGGAGGACGCAGTCATCCGCGCGGCCGATCAGTTATTTCAAGACTTGGGCGTCAACGTCGAGGTCAAGAATCAAGCGCGGGTTCACCTCTGGTACGGCGAGCGCTTCGGCCGGCCTTACCCACAATTGCATACGGCTAAACAAGGTGTTGATCGTTACCTGGTGGCGGGCACGTGCATCGGGCTGGAGATTGCAACGGGCGAGGTGTACGCGCCATACGGGTTGGCGGATGTGGAGCAGGGCGTACTGCGGATCAATCCTTATCACCCTGAACCCGAGCTGTTTGCGGCCAAGGCCAGGAGTTATCAAGCGCGCTGGCCGTGGCTGAAGATCGTGGCGCCTGATCATTTGTGA
- a CDS encoding DUF6124 family protein encodes MANVKPDSTTLFTVVPDASTETLITNSYETFASVSTLLLDLAEDLRGKHRDIALAIHQLSELGVLLTAKLLDREAPCPG; translated from the coding sequence ATGGCTAACGTCAAACCAGATTCAACCACCCTCTTCACCGTCGTCCCCGACGCCAGCACCGAAACCCTGATCACCAACAGCTACGAAACCTTCGCCTCAGTCAGCACACTCTTGCTCGACCTGGCCGAAGATCTGCGCGGCAAACACCGCGACATTGCACTGGCGATCCACCAACTGAGCGAGCTGGGCGTGCTGCTCACGGCCAAACTCCTCGACCGTGAAGCGCCCTGCCCTGGCTGA
- a CDS encoding BPL-N domain-containing protein, translating to MNLSVIAPVFLAFAMLQASFAHAATPITHVAIYRGPAGCNDCSENVKKALQRLSPAYQIDFVGADEPVDITPQNLARYDLYVQPGGGQDIPAALASLGDARAEAIREYVAKGGRYLGLCMGAYLADDSNLGLIPQDLDSEAGRPGFEVSGIDDAAVRVVWDGQPESVFYQDGPYFPKADGASPYTAIATYRNGDVAAARYTYEKGVVVLSGPHPEAGREWFENAGIALSEMPRGELFGVLVRSVEE from the coding sequence ATGAACCTGTCCGTTATTGCCCCCGTGTTTCTTGCGTTTGCCATGCTGCAAGCATCATTCGCGCACGCCGCCACGCCCATCACCCATGTGGCGATCTACCGAGGCCCGGCCGGCTGTAATGACTGTTCCGAGAACGTGAAAAAGGCCTTGCAGCGCCTGAGCCCGGCTTATCAGATCGACTTTGTCGGTGCGGATGAACCGGTCGACATCACCCCGCAAAACCTCGCGCGCTATGACCTCTATGTGCAACCGGGCGGCGGCCAGGATATTCCTGCTGCACTCGCAAGCCTTGGGGATGCACGCGCTGAGGCCATTCGTGAGTATGTCGCCAAGGGCGGGCGCTATTTGGGCCTGTGCATGGGGGCGTATCTTGCCGATGACAGCAACCTTGGCTTGATCCCGCAGGACCTGGACTCCGAAGCCGGCCGGCCGGGCTTTGAGGTGTCGGGCATTGACGATGCGGCAGTGCGGGTGGTGTGGGATGGGCAGCCGGAGAGCGTGTTTTACCAGGATGGCCCTTACTTTCCCAAGGCTGACGGGGCGTCGCCTTATACCGCCATCGCCACCTACCGAAACGGGGATGTGGCAGCCGCGCGCTACACCTATGAGAAAGGCGTGGTGGTGCTGAGCGGGCCGCATCCGGAAGCGGGGCGGGAGTGGTTTGAGAATGCGGGGATTGCGCTGAGCGAAATGCCGCGAGGGGAGCTTTTTGGGGTGTTGGTGCGCAGTGTTGAAGAATAG